A stretch of Crossiella cryophila DNA encodes these proteins:
- a CDS encoding thioredoxin family protein: MGNGNREVISLDVDNFSPTVESGGVVVIDISAEWCGPCQAFTAVFHEAAASTEGVVFGHVDTDTQPELGAAFNVTAIPTVAVMRGGVLIFLHEGSLSAQALNDVIRQAKELDPDQVCASVAGKAAQ, translated from the coding sequence GTGGGCAACGGAAATCGCGAGGTGATCTCGCTCGATGTGGACAATTTCAGCCCGACGGTGGAGTCCGGCGGGGTGGTGGTCATCGACATCTCCGCGGAGTGGTGCGGGCCGTGCCAGGCCTTCACCGCGGTCTTCCACGAGGCCGCGGCCAGTACCGAGGGCGTGGTGTTCGGTCACGTCGACACCGACACCCAGCCCGAACTGGGCGCGGCGTTCAACGTGACCGCGATCCCCACGGTGGCGGTGATGCGCGGCGGGGTGCTGATCTTCCTGCACGAGGGCTCGCTGAGCGCCCAGGCACTCAACGACGTGATCCGGCAGGCGAAGGAACTCGATCCCGACCAGGTCTGCGCCTCGGTGGCGGGAAAGGCGGCGCAGTGA
- a CDS encoding GTP-binding protein: MNNTGIGRPRMSSRGPVISSKIVVAGGFGVGKTTFVGAVSDIQPLTTEAVMTVASDKVDDLSRIPDKGSTTVAMDFGRVAVEDDLMLYLFGTPGQERFWFMWDNLVRGAIGAVVLADTRRLADSFTSIDFFENRNIPYVIGVNTFDGILHHPLEHVRRAMAIDPSIPVFRCDARMRGEVKSTLLGLIKYVMERVEKLTEPSMA; this comes from the coding sequence ATGAACAACACTGGAATCGGACGCCCGAGGATGTCTTCGCGGGGCCCGGTGATCTCCTCGAAGATCGTGGTGGCAGGCGGCTTCGGGGTCGGCAAGACAACGTTCGTCGGCGCGGTCTCCGATATCCAGCCGCTCACCACCGAAGCGGTGATGACCGTGGCCAGCGACAAGGTGGACGACCTGAGCCGGATCCCGGACAAGGGATCGACCACGGTGGCGATGGACTTCGGCCGGGTCGCGGTGGAGGACGACCTGATGCTCTACCTGTTCGGCACACCGGGCCAGGAACGCTTCTGGTTCATGTGGGACAACCTGGTGCGCGGCGCGATCGGCGCGGTCGTGCTCGCCGACACCCGCCGCCTCGCCGACTCGTTCACCTCGATCGACTTCTTCGAGAACCGCAACATCCCCTATGTCATCGGGGTGAACACCTTCGACGGCATCCTGCACCACCCCCTCGAACACGTGCGGCGGGCGATGGCGATCGACCCGTCGATCCCGGTGTTCCGCTGCGACGCGCGGATGCGCGGCGAGGTCAAGAGCACGTTGCTGGGGCTGATCAAGTACGTCATGGAGCGGGTGGAGAAGCTGACCGAGCCCTCGATGGCGTGA
- a CDS encoding response regulator transcription factor, whose product MRFGGGGRVRAVLISGAPAMCEQLRLQLRFGDRVEVVDTVSACADGVPATRLYRPAVVVLSLGNRRGGCCRHLVRPLSMLAPVLVIIDRPDVPLVPKLLAAGARSFLVRGEYTVDELVNATTATARNIVHLSPAAATVLVDLLYARPVNVPF is encoded by the coding sequence ATGCGCTTCGGTGGCGGCGGACGGGTGCGGGCCGTGCTGATCAGCGGTGCCCCGGCCATGTGTGAACAACTGCGGCTGCAACTGCGGTTCGGCGATCGGGTGGAGGTCGTCGACACGGTGAGCGCCTGCGCGGACGGGGTGCCCGCGACCCGCCTGTACCGGCCTGCCGTGGTGGTGCTGAGCCTGGGCAACCGCCGCGGCGGGTGTTGCCGCCACCTGGTGCGCCCGTTGTCCATGCTGGCGCCGGTGCTGGTGATCATCGACCGGCCGGATGTCCCGCTGGTGCCCAAGCTGCTGGCCGCGGGCGCGCGCAGTTTCCTGGTCCGCGGTGAGTACACAGTGGACGAACTGGTGAACGCGACCACGGCCACGGCCAGGAACATCGTGCACCTGAGTCCGGCCGCGGCCACCGTGCTGGTGGACCTGCTGTACGCCCGGCCGGTGAACGTGCCCTTCTGA
- a CDS encoding helix-turn-helix transcriptional regulator has product MVSRTAMAVWVGRAAELGALAAAVEGLACGNGAALWIEGEAGIGKTALVARGLAPARAAGYQVLTGFAEPLTRRTPLQAILDLVRICPRSPDPRRARIAIALRERRLGPGEPAADRAAEIELVAGLVAELCVAGPTVLALDDVQHLDETSFLLWQRLLRVADELPLLLITTCRPAPRRRELCALRAAVLRHGNSVLSLAPLTEPEAAELVRGLAGQLPERVRELAMGNPLFLRELAEAARFDGLARLPAALVERLVPEGSVEVLRMAAVLGEAFAVTEVLALTRTAAAELAPVLREAVDAGILLDRGSHLEFRYPLIRQALYDALPTALRAALHREAAQVLAATGGDLPRVAGQLLAAGQPGDAWAREWLAAQATVLVGRAPELAIELLTRDVEHAPAPDEHGAILLLALAWAELSAGRYEQAVPRARHGVAVAPRAGQRAEMCFVLARSLFGLGRGTEAVTAVRQMLSRNDLPVIWRSRLLASLAMFQRAGAGEVEAAEHSATQALHLAESAGDPFGTAYALIVLWANCSVRRDHGTALATVDRALAELRTGGEHADLRAYAEDARLLTLQNLDRWAEAAQAPVAGVSAAVLRYWLGRWSEALAELGPALADFSHAGLRDPGPALCRHGVSALIAARRDHREAAEEHLRAGAALPITTAGDRENRDFLVLARSVLLEQDGEPRAALALLAELLLARRPGEMSLSHQWLPDLLRLATELAEPDLALAALTACRAEAGAETTPGRAGVALQRCQGLFDRDPGPLRAAVEHYRAVGAAVDLAASLEDLAVVLAIGGEPGQAREALHEAVTRYRECAAEWDIRRAEGRLREHGVRRGVRGRRGGREVSGWDALTRTELRIADLVADGQSTPGIAAGLYLSPRTVQTHISHILAKLGVRSRVEIAGEVFRRREGAEVG; this is encoded by the coding sequence ATGGTGTCGCGGACCGCGATGGCGGTGTGGGTCGGCCGGGCGGCGGAACTCGGCGCGCTGGCCGCCGCGGTCGAGGGACTGGCCTGCGGCAACGGCGCGGCGCTCTGGATCGAGGGCGAGGCCGGTATCGGGAAGACCGCGCTGGTGGCCAGGGGACTGGCGCCCGCCCGCGCCGCCGGATACCAGGTGCTGACCGGGTTCGCCGAGCCACTCACCCGGCGCACGCCGTTGCAGGCGATCCTGGACCTGGTGCGGATCTGCCCGCGTTCGCCCGATCCGCGGCGGGCACGGATCGCCATCGCGTTGCGGGAGCGCCGGTTGGGGCCGGGCGAGCCTGCGGCGGACCGGGCCGCGGAGATCGAACTGGTCGCCGGGCTGGTGGCCGAGTTGTGCGTGGCCGGGCCGACCGTGCTGGCGCTGGACGACGTGCAGCACCTGGACGAGACCTCTTTCCTGCTGTGGCAACGATTGCTGCGGGTGGCCGACGAGCTGCCGCTGTTGCTGATCACCACCTGCCGCCCCGCGCCCCGCCGTCGCGAGCTGTGCGCACTGCGTGCGGCCGTGCTGCGGCACGGGAACTCCGTGCTATCGCTTGCACCGCTGACCGAACCGGAGGCGGCGGAGCTGGTGCGCGGACTGGCCGGGCAGCTGCCGGAGCGGGTGCGGGAACTGGCCATGGGCAATCCGCTCTTCCTGCGCGAACTGGCCGAGGCGGCCCGGTTCGACGGCCTGGCGCGGTTGCCGGCGGCACTCGTCGAGCGGCTGGTGCCCGAGGGATCGGTCGAGGTCCTGCGGATGGCCGCGGTGCTGGGCGAGGCGTTCGCGGTCACCGAGGTGCTCGCGCTGACGCGTACCGCCGCCGCGGAACTGGCGCCGGTGCTGCGGGAGGCGGTGGACGCGGGGATCCTGCTGGACCGGGGCAGTCACCTGGAATTCCGGTATCCGCTGATCCGGCAGGCGCTCTACGATGCTCTGCCGACCGCGTTGCGGGCCGCCCTGCACCGGGAGGCGGCCCAGGTGCTGGCGGCCACCGGGGGTGACCTGCCGCGGGTGGCCGGACAGTTGCTCGCCGCCGGGCAGCCGGGGGACGCGTGGGCGCGGGAATGGCTGGCGGCGCAGGCGACCGTGCTGGTCGGGCGGGCGCCGGAACTGGCGATCGAGTTGCTCACCCGGGATGTCGAACACGCCCCCGCGCCCGATGAGCACGGCGCGATCCTGTTGCTGGCACTGGCCTGGGCCGAGCTGAGCGCGGGCCGGTACGAGCAGGCGGTGCCGCGGGCCCGGCACGGCGTGGCGGTGGCGCCCAGGGCAGGGCAGCGGGCCGAGATGTGCTTCGTGCTGGCGCGATCGCTGTTCGGCCTTGGCCGCGGCACCGAGGCGGTCACGGCGGTGCGCCAGATGCTCTCCCGCAACGACCTGCCGGTGATCTGGCGGTCCCGGTTGCTGGCCTCGCTGGCCATGTTCCAGCGGGCGGGTGCGGGCGAGGTCGAGGCCGCCGAGCACAGCGCGACCCAGGCCCTGCACCTGGCCGAGAGCGCGGGCGACCCCTTCGGCACCGCCTACGCGCTGATCGTGTTGTGGGCCAACTGTTCCGTCCGCCGCGACCACGGCACCGCACTGGCCACTGTGGACCGTGCGCTGGCCGAGCTGCGCACCGGAGGCGAGCACGCCGACCTGCGGGCCTACGCCGAGGACGCGCGCCTGCTCACCCTGCAGAACCTGGACCGCTGGGCCGAGGCCGCCCAGGCGCCGGTGGCCGGGGTGAGCGCGGCGGTGCTGCGGTACTGGCTCGGCCGCTGGTCCGAGGCACTGGCCGAACTCGGCCCGGCCCTGGCCGACTTCAGCCACGCGGGACTGCGCGATCCGGGCCCCGCCCTGTGCCGGCACGGGGTTTCCGCGTTGATCGCCGCCCGCCGGGACCACCGCGAGGCCGCCGAGGAACACCTGCGTGCCGGGGCCGCGTTGCCGATCACCACCGCCGGGGACCGGGAGAACCGGGATTTCCTGGTGCTGGCGCGGAGTGTGCTGCTGGAACAGGACGGTGAACCACGCGCGGCCCTGGCACTGCTGGCCGAACTGCTGCTGGCGCGCCGTCCCGGCGAGATGTCGCTGAGCCACCAGTGGCTGCCCGATCTGCTCCGCCTGGCCACCGAACTCGCCGAGCCGGACCTCGCTCTGGCCGCGCTGACCGCCTGCCGGGCGGAGGCCGGGGCCGAGACCACTCCCGGCCGGGCCGGTGTGGCCCTGCAACGCTGTCAGGGCCTGTTCGACCGTGATCCAGGGCCGTTGCGGGCCGCCGTCGAGCACTACCGCGCGGTCGGCGCCGCGGTCGACCTGGCCGCGTCCCTGGAGGACCTGGCCGTGGTGCTCGCCATCGGCGGGGAACCGGGCCAGGCAAGGGAAGCACTGCACGAGGCCGTCACCCGCTACCGCGAGTGTGCCGCCGAGTGGGACATCCGCCGCGCCGAGGGCAGGTTGCGCGAACACGGTGTCCGCCGGGGTGTGCGTGGCCGCAGGGGCGGGCGCGAGGTCTCCGGCTGGGACGCGTTGACCCGCACCGAACTGCGGATCGCCGACCTGGTCGCCGACGGGCAGTCCACGCCGGGCATCGCGGCGGGGCTGTACCTGTCGCCGCGCACGGTGCAGACTCACATCTCGCACATCCTGGCCAAACTCGGTGTGCGCAGCCGGGTGGAGATCGCCGGTGAGGTCTTCCGCCGCCGCGAGGGCGCTGAGGTCGGATGA
- a CDS encoding DUF742 domain-containing protein: protein MRGGRAVAPPGERPDGMEPVRFGGWSDYGEWADHDFRDRSPSEEAGPGGGRPVVVEALTEVTPIRVPAETDAESGTRRSCRIAPAAEHEDGIRFEAGDLTLDLDRTAQLIRPYVRSGGRSESSHELEFETMIAAARPYATLPLREMSADERLVCRTCALPQSVAEIAVAIEAPLGLARTIISDGIDKGYLLVHSISGPTTGGLPSLELLRRLYAGLARLI, encoded by the coding sequence ATGCGTGGCGGCCGGGCGGTCGCGCCGCCGGGGGAACGGCCGGACGGGATGGAGCCGGTCCGCTTCGGCGGCTGGTCGGACTACGGGGAGTGGGCCGACCACGACTTCCGCGACCGGTCACCGTCGGAGGAAGCGGGGCCGGGCGGCGGCAGGCCGGTCGTGGTCGAGGCGCTGACCGAGGTGACCCCGATCAGGGTGCCGGCCGAGACCGACGCGGAGTCGGGCACCCGGCGGTCCTGCCGGATCGCCCCGGCGGCCGAGCACGAGGACGGGATCCGGTTCGAGGCAGGCGATCTGACCCTCGACCTGGATCGCACGGCCCAGCTCATCCGGCCCTACGTCCGCTCCGGCGGCCGCTCGGAGTCCAGCCACGAGCTGGAGTTCGAGACCATGATCGCCGCCGCCCGGCCCTACGCCACCCTGCCACTGCGGGAGATGAGCGCGGACGAGCGGCTGGTGTGCCGCACCTGCGCGCTGCCGCAGTCGGTGGCCGAGATCGCGGTGGCCATCGAGGCGCCGCTCGGCCTGGCCCGCACGATCATCAGCGACGGCATCGACAAGGGATACCTGCTGGTGCACAGCATCTCGGGCCCGACAACCGGCGGCCTGCCCTCGCTGGAGCTGCTGCGGCGCCTCTACGCCGGACTCGCCCGGCTGATCTGA
- a CDS encoding ATP-binding protein codes for MNRDQARGQGRLLLLAFVLLCALQFATVAAAASGTPWSRWIAPAVGVGSLLLGALIAVGARRLWHSMDTLRAEVDELSARRLSEIVGEVVDGRDPERVGLELPNPTDGKLAMLIDDVRQVCTHAVQLATKHDEIRSGYSEVFVTMFRRTQSLLLRQLQIIEQLEAGDRSSTDLNRLFQLDHLVTRMRRNNENILLLSGTELVRKTKEPVPVGDLLRAAISEIGSYQRVRMLDTPAVRVSNTAAGDLIRIVAELLDNATSFSAPDQQVTVKAELGRHHGLSIGVFDNGIGMSDEDLDRVNRQLRRLGSEEIARTRRVGLLVVGRLAGKYGIRVELFGGNTVTGVSALITVPSSALLEEDEVRAALPGDPRRGLTQGAGGVPAERPDAAVLVTTTLRRAESEARTPVRASSRRQSSWYSRSRTPVRAGQAWRDSAEVVAKVHAGVSGELPIRVPQRAAPESRPMPGTVRPTSRWFQAREAVALRQQAVPLRPPGGESGPDNWRSTVDSEWESAGIVRGEDGHTYTEDGLPLRRQGAQLIPGGPAAGSTSDAPGPAAAITRDAQTTRSRLSSYQQGVRKAKEQENRSRPAPDSGGWTVLENNYPESGDK; via the coding sequence ATGAACAGAGACCAGGCGCGAGGACAGGGCAGGCTGCTGCTGCTCGCCTTCGTCCTGCTGTGCGCCCTGCAGTTCGCCACCGTGGCCGCCGCCGCGTCCGGGACTCCCTGGTCGCGCTGGATCGCGCCGGCCGTCGGTGTGGGCTCCCTGCTGCTGGGCGCGCTGATAGCCGTTGGCGCGCGGCGGTTGTGGCACTCGATGGACACCCTGCGCGCCGAGGTGGACGAACTGTCCGCGCGCCGGCTCTCCGAGATCGTGGGCGAGGTCGTGGACGGGCGGGATCCCGAACGCGTCGGCCTGGAGCTGCCCAACCCCACCGACGGCAAGCTGGCCATGCTCATCGACGACGTCCGGCAGGTCTGCACGCACGCGGTGCAGCTGGCCACCAAACACGACGAGATCCGCTCCGGCTACTCCGAGGTCTTCGTCACCATGTTCCGGCGCACCCAGTCCCTGCTGCTCCGCCAGCTGCAGATCATCGAACAGCTGGAGGCTGGCGACCGCAGCTCGACCGACCTGAACCGGCTGTTCCAGCTCGACCACCTGGTCACCAGGATGCGGCGCAACAACGAGAACATCCTGCTGCTCTCCGGCACCGAACTGGTCCGCAAGACCAAGGAGCCGGTCCCGGTCGGCGACCTGCTGCGCGCGGCGATCTCGGAGATCGGCTCCTACCAACGGGTCCGGATGCTCGACACCCCGGCGGTGCGGGTGTCCAACACCGCGGCCGGTGACCTGATCCGGATCGTGGCCGAGCTGCTGGACAACGCCACCTCCTTCTCCGCACCCGACCAGCAGGTCACCGTCAAGGCCGAACTGGGCCGCCACCACGGCCTCTCGATCGGGGTGTTCGACAACGGGATCGGCATGTCCGATGAGGACCTGGACCGGGTGAACCGGCAGCTGCGGCGGCTGGGCTCGGAGGAGATCGCGCGCACCCGCCGGGTCGGGCTGCTCGTGGTCGGCAGGCTGGCTGGCAAGTACGGGATCCGGGTGGAACTCTTCGGCGGCAACACCGTCACCGGGGTCTCGGCGCTGATCACCGTGCCGAGTTCGGCGTTGCTGGAGGAGGACGAGGTGCGGGCCGCGCTGCCCGGCGATCCGCGCCGGGGCCTGACCCAGGGCGCGGGCGGCGTGCCGGCGGAACGGCCGGACGCCGCGGTGCTGGTGACCACCACGCTGCGGCGGGCCGAGTCCGAGGCGAGAACGCCGGTGCGGGCCAGTTCCCGGCGGCAGTCCTCCTGGTACAGCAGGTCCAGGACGCCGGTGCGGGCGGGCCAGGCGTGGCGGGATTCCGCCGAGGTGGTCGCCAAGGTGCACGCGGGAGTCTCCGGTGAGCTGCCGATCCGGGTGCCCCAGCGGGCCGCGCCGGAGTCACGGCCCATGCCCGGCACCGTCCGGCCCACCTCCCGCTGGTTCCAGGCCAGGGAGGCGGTGGCCCTGCGCCAGCAGGCGGTGCCGTTGCGCCCGCCGGGCGGAGAGTCCGGACCGGACAACTGGAGGTCCACAGTGGACAGTGAGTGGGAGTCGGCGGGGATCGTGCGGGGCGAGGACGGCCACACCTACACCGAGGACGGCCTGCCGTTGCGGCGGCAGGGGGCGCAGCTGATCCCCGGCGGCCCGGCCGCCGGGTCCACTTCGGACGCCCCGGGTCCGGCAGCCGCCATCACCCGCGACGCGCAGACCACCCGCAGTCGCCTGTCCAGCTACCAGCAGGGCGTGCGCAAGGCCAAGGAACAGGAGAACCGGTCGCGGCCCGCGCCGGACTCCGGCGGCTGGACGGTGCTGGAGAACAACTATCCGGAAAGTGGTGACAAGTGA
- a CDS encoding helix-turn-helix domain-containing protein: MTDTHWSRWAGPNVEALRAVAGSPDDLAPTAAVFDGLGAHAGAVAVAVAVLGEEVPLHEAAELARLGLPEVLAAVDVLTAAGVLVNRVPLSFREPGTADTVLNGLSVGARVTVRLRAAELLRALPGAAERTADQLVLIGPIGLDWAGEALGTAAAQAQDRGDLPAAADYLRHALREPLPVAERVSCTQRLAAILVERDPVAAIGCLLQELRRPDTPAEVEVTCGLLHRLIDRLPGTEDAQRLIEEAADQVRRQDPAAAVRLLLAGARSAFFRPGAKARLSRLVSWFTETGLTGAAAERGLAAVRVCLAALCEPRAGDAVELATSVLVAADLRREWDTCWLALSALLLAGNDEATEHACRGLEAALPLEGADLERFSCVVYRAHTVRRRGDLRATVSIVDGLLADCAERGLAKDHPIVLEAAALLAETLVHRGALWRAEQVLADHGLDGEAGHTITALRARSAVALANGDVAAALSAQLDCGRLVDGWAELNAEPATWRFDLVGILLRSDRHEEAVAMAKAGQAAASAWGTVRALGFGAYGRALTSRGDMRMALLAEAVRLFEEAGAAMAAAHARYDLALALREAGAAREQEALRHLARARELFERCGGVPVAGSVEDPAGAPPPRALLTPQERRIARLAAGGLGNVEIAADLGLARRTVEFHLSSVYRKLAITGRHDLLGWTGPEIG, translated from the coding sequence GTGACGGACACGCACTGGAGCAGATGGGCCGGGCCGAACGTCGAGGCCCTGCGCGCGGTCGCCGGTAGCCCCGACGACCTGGCGCCGACCGCGGCGGTGTTCGACGGACTGGGCGCCCACGCGGGCGCGGTGGCCGTCGCGGTGGCCGTGCTCGGCGAGGAGGTGCCGCTGCACGAGGCCGCGGAACTGGCCAGGCTGGGCCTGCCGGAGGTCCTCGCCGCGGTGGACGTGCTGACCGCGGCCGGTGTGCTGGTCAACCGGGTCCCGCTGTCCTTCCGGGAGCCCGGCACCGCCGACACCGTCCTGAATGGACTGTCGGTGGGCGCCAGGGTCACCGTGCGGTTGCGCGCGGCCGAACTGCTGCGCGCGCTGCCGGGGGCGGCCGAACGGACCGCGGACCAGCTGGTGCTGATCGGGCCGATCGGGCTGGACTGGGCGGGGGAGGCACTGGGCACCGCCGCCGCCCAGGCCCAGGACCGGGGCGATCTGCCCGCGGCGGCCGACTACCTGCGGCACGCGCTGCGTGAGCCGCTGCCGGTGGCCGAACGGGTGTCCTGCACCCAGCGGCTGGCCGCGATCCTGGTCGAGCGCGACCCGGTGGCGGCGATCGGCTGCCTGCTCCAGGAACTGCGCAGGCCGGACACCCCGGCCGAGGTCGAGGTCACCTGCGGACTGTTGCACCGCCTCATCGATCGGCTGCCCGGCACCGAGGACGCCCAGCGCCTGATCGAGGAGGCCGCGGACCAGGTGCGCAGGCAGGATCCGGCGGCGGCGGTGCGGCTGCTGCTGGCCGGGGCCAGGTCCGCGTTCTTCCGGCCCGGCGCGAAAGCCCGGCTGAGCAGGCTGGTGAGCTGGTTCACCGAGACCGGCCTGACCGGTGCGGCCGCCGAACGCGGACTGGCCGCGGTGCGGGTCTGCCTGGCCGCGCTGTGCGAACCCAGGGCAGGTGACGCGGTCGAGCTGGCCACCTCGGTGCTGGTGGCCGCCGACCTCCGGCGGGAGTGGGACACCTGCTGGCTCGCGCTCTCCGCCCTGCTGCTGGCCGGGAACGACGAGGCCACCGAACACGCTTGCCGGGGGCTGGAGGCAGCACTGCCGTTGGAGGGCGCTGACCTGGAGCGCTTCAGCTGTGTGGTGTACCGCGCGCACACCGTGCGACGGCGCGGGGATCTGCGCGCGACAGTGTCCATTGTGGACGGACTACTGGCCGACTGCGCGGAGCGCGGCCTGGCCAAGGACCATCCGATCGTGCTCGAGGCGGCGGCACTGCTGGCCGAGACCCTGGTGCACCGCGGTGCGCTGTGGCGGGCCGAACAGGTGCTCGCGGACCACGGCCTGGACGGCGAGGCCGGGCACACGATCACCGCGCTACGGGCCAGGAGCGCGGTGGCCCTGGCCAACGGCGATGTCGCGGCCGCGCTGTCCGCGCAGCTCGACTGCGGCAGGCTGGTCGACGGCTGGGCCGAACTCAACGCCGAACCGGCCACCTGGCGATTCGATCTGGTGGGGATCCTGCTCCGGTCCGATCGGCACGAGGAGGCGGTGGCCATGGCCAAGGCGGGGCAGGCCGCGGCCTCGGCCTGGGGCACCGTCCGCGCGCTGGGGTTCGGCGCCTACGGCCGGGCCCTGACCAGCCGGGGTGACATGCGGATGGCCCTGCTCGCCGAGGCGGTGCGCCTGTTCGAGGAGGCCGGTGCGGCGATGGCGGCGGCGCACGCCCGTTACGACCTGGCCCTGGCCCTGCGCGAGGCGGGTGCGGCCAGGGAACAGGAAGCCCTCCGTCATCTCGCCAGGGCCCGCGAGCTGTTCGAGCGCTGCGGCGGCGTGCCGGTGGCAGGCAGCGTGGAGGACCCGGCCGGTGCCCCGCCGCCCAGGGCGTTGCTCACCCCGCAGGAACGGCGGATCGCCCGGCTGGCCGCCGGTGGCCTCGGCAACGTCGAGATCGCCGCGGACCTGGGCCTGGCCCGCCGCACGGTCGAATTCCACCTCTCCAGCGTCTACCGCAAGCTGGCCATCACCGGGCGGCACGACCTGCTCGGCTGGACCGGCCCGGAGATCGGCTAG
- a CDS encoding roadblock/LC7 domain-containing protein, with protein MTEKDEKRGNFAWLINDFVDRVPGVAHGVAVSSDGLLIAASSSLPEARADQLAAVACGLVSLTEGAARCFQAGNVNETIVEMDAGTMLLMAISDGSCLSILADPGYDIGQIAYEMTLLVERFGHMLTPGTRVNEEGPSAVTAGAQSN; from the coding sequence ATGACCGAGAAGGACGAGAAGCGGGGAAACTTCGCCTGGCTCATCAACGATTTCGTGGACCGGGTGCCCGGGGTGGCGCACGGGGTCGCGGTCTCCTCCGACGGCCTGCTCATCGCGGCCTCCAGCTCGCTGCCGGAGGCCCGCGCCGACCAGCTCGCCGCGGTCGCCTGCGGCCTGGTGAGCCTGACCGAGGGCGCGGCGCGCTGCTTCCAGGCAGGCAACGTCAACGAGACCATCGTGGAGATGGACGCGGGCACCATGCTGCTGATGGCCATCAGCGACGGTTCCTGTCTGTCCATTCTGGCCGATCCCGGTTACGACATCGGCCAGATCGCCTATGAGATGACGCTGCTGGTCGAACGGTTCGGCCACATGCTGACCCCCGGCACCCGGGTGAACGAGGAGGGCCCGTCCGCGGTCACGGCTGGCGCCCAGTCGAACTGA
- a CDS encoding helix-turn-helix domain-containing protein has protein sequence MNENELYPIGDAARRAGLSVSAIRYYADAGVIAPTRQTDSGHRFYDIGAIARLDLVRTLRDLGAGLEDIRKLLAEETSLGELAATHLELIERQMRDLHARRAVLRTIVNQPTTTERVALMHNLAAMSDDHRNQLLDAFWTEVTTGLTVHPAYTEQLHRLRPQLPAEPSTEQLQAWIRLADLVQGLEFRDAVRRYLHTAFASPRAVDQTAPPRMARAEELRQVQVEAWQAERSGLAPDTPKAREIAERLLFSLGEFTATATGQPVNAEGLAELRNSMINYDPADAGSQAGARAAAEFTSLFDPFLELMAAINGTPHPDPAGEVSDAWLAAALDVS, from the coding sequence ATGAACGAGAACGAGCTGTACCCCATCGGGGACGCGGCGCGACGGGCCGGGCTGAGCGTGAGTGCCATCAGGTACTACGCCGACGCCGGGGTGATCGCGCCGACCAGACAGACCGACAGCGGACACCGGTTCTACGACATCGGCGCCATCGCGCGGCTGGACCTCGTGCGCACCCTGCGCGATCTGGGTGCGGGCCTGGAGGACATCCGCAAGCTGCTGGCCGAGGAGACCAGCCTGGGTGAGCTGGCCGCCACCCATCTGGAGCTGATCGAGCGCCAGATGCGGGATCTGCACGCCCGGCGGGCAGTCCTGCGCACCATCGTGAACCAGCCGACCACCACTGAACGGGTAGCCCTCATGCACAACCTCGCCGCCATGTCCGACGACCACCGCAACCAGCTGCTGGACGCCTTCTGGACGGAGGTCACCACCGGACTCACCGTGCACCCCGCCTACACCGAGCAGCTGCACCGGCTGCGGCCCCAGCTCCCGGCCGAGCCCAGCACCGAGCAGCTCCAGGCCTGGATCAGGCTGGCCGATCTGGTGCAGGGGCTGGAGTTCCGCGACGCGGTGCGCCGGTACCTGCACACCGCCTTCGCCTCGCCAAGGGCGGTGGACCAGACCGCGCCACCGAGGATGGCCCGTGCGGAGGAGCTGCGGCAGGTCCAGGTGGAGGCCTGGCAGGCGGAGCGGTCCGGGCTGGCCCCGGACACCCCGAAGGCCAGGGAGATCGCCGAACGCCTGCTGTTCTCCCTCGGTGAGTTCACCGCCACCGCCACCGGGCAGCCGGTCAACGCGGAAGGACTGGCCGAACTGCGGAACTCCATGATCAACTACGACCCCGCCGACGCGGGCAGCCAGGCCGGTGCGCGGGCGGCGGCCGAGTTCACCAGCCTGTTCGACCCGTTCCTGGAGTTGATGGCCGCCATCAACGGGACCCCGCACCCGGATCCGGCAGGCGAGGTGAGCGATGCATGGCTCGCCGCCGCCCTCGACGTGAGCTGA